The nucleotide window GCGCGAGCCTGCGCGACCAGCTGCTGACCCTGCTGAAAGCCATGCCCCAAACCCCGCGCGAGGTGCTCACCCATTTCCAGCCCGGTCAGGCCACCGCCGTAACGGCGCAGCTGCGGGAGCTGGTGGAGCTAGGCGAGCTGCGCTACGCAACTGATGGGCGGTTGGAAATAAGGTGAATGAGCTGAAAAGCAGTAGCTCGGAGCAAAATAATAAACCCCAACTAAGCTGGTAGTCGGGGTTTATTGTAAAGCTGAAGCTGCCTTAGATACTATGCCGGGTTGGTCGTGGCAACCAGCGTCACCTCGATATTGCCGCGGGTAGCACGCGAGTAGGGGCAGATGCCGTGAGCGGCTTCTACCAGCTGCTCGGCCTGGCTTTGAGCTACGCCGGGAATGTTCACGTGCAGATCGGCCGAGATGCCGAAACCACCATCTTCTGCCTTGCCAAAGCCAATAAGGGCTTCTACCGTCACGTCGCTGAGCCGTACGCCGGCCTGACGGGCAGCTACGCCCAGCGCACCCTCAAAGCAGGCTGCGTAGCCGGCGGCAAAAAGCTGCTCGGGGTTGGTAGCGCCGGCTTTGCCGGGGCCGCCCATAGCCTTTGGGGTGCTCAGAGCCAGGTTCAGCACATCGTCGTTGGACGTTACCTGACCGTCGCGGCCACCTTTGGCCTTGGCCTGGGCCGTGAAGATTTTCTCGATTTTCATAGTGAAGAAAAAGTAAATGGCTGCGCTAGGTCAGCCGGGTTAACAAGGTGTTGAGCTGCTGGCGGAGAGCCTCAAACTCGGGAACCGACAGCTGCAGGCGTTCTATCAAGTGCTCAGGAATGCGGCAGG belongs to Hymenobacter sp. J193 and includes:
- a CDS encoding organic hydroperoxide resistance protein, translated to MKIEKIFTAQAKAKGGRDGQVTSNDDVLNLALSTPKAMGGPGKAGATNPEQLFAAGYAACFEGALGVAARQAGVRLSDVTVEALIGFGKAEDGGFGISADLHVNIPGVAQSQAEQLVEAAHGICPYSRATRGNIEVTLVATTNPA